Sequence from the Pyxidicoccus xibeiensis genome:
GACGGGCGGAACACCGCCACGTGGCGGCGCGCGACGAACAGCTCGAAGCCCAGCTTCAGGTCCACCCGGCCGCTGCCGGCGGCGATGAAGCCCGTGTTGATGCCCAGCACCAGCGCCAGCACCAGCCCGGTGAAGACCAGCCAGTACGCCAGCTCCGGGCGGCCGAGCAGGCCGGCCACGTACGTCACCTCGCGCAGCCGGTAGCCGAGCGCGAGCTGCAGCGACGGCACCCGCTCCATCAACGTGAGGATGATGGGGACGGGCAGGCCCAGGTAGAGCACGCCGATGGTGGCCTCGGGCAGCGACAGCCGCTGCGCGCGGGACGCACCGACGAAGCCGCAGACGAAGGCCACCGCCGCGGACACCACCAGGGCGATGGCGAAGGCCCCGGTGGGCGCCAGCGACAGGCCGCCGCCCGCGTTCGCCGCGGCCGGGGTGCCCAGCTCCGTGGAGGGCACGCCGCTGGACAGCACCGTCTGCAGGAGGATGAGGACCAGCTCCGCCAGCAGGACGCCGCCGCCATACGCGCCCAGGGTGCTCCAGTAGAAGTCCCGGTAGCGCGCCAGGCGTGGGTACAGCGGGGCCCCCGCGGCGGGGCTGGGCCCCTCCGCTGGAGCGGGCGCGCGGCGCAGGCCGGCGGCGATGAGCCCCCAGCCCGCCAGCCAGACGGCCGTCCCGGCCAGCAGCAGCCCCGGCGAGGGCAGCGCGCCGGCCGCGTCACCCGCCTGGGGAGCGAGCAACACCGAGTTGAGGACCTGCAGCACCCCACCCCACCCGACGAGGGACAGCCCCAGGGCGGCGCTCACCTCCGCCCAGGCCTGTGAGGCGGAGATGGCCACCCCGAGCAGGATGAAGCCCACCAGGGCCACGAGGGCCCCGGTCCAGATGAAGGTCCAGCGATGGACGGTCTGCCGTTCGGCGGAGTGCACGGGGCTCCTGGCTACTTCGCCAGTGGCTTGAGGAGGGGGAACAGGATGACGTCTCGGATGCTCTGGGAATCGGTGAACAACATGGCGAGCCGATCAATCCCGATGCCTTCGCCGGCCGTCGGAGGCATGCCGTGCTCGAGGGCGCGGATGTAGTCCTCGTCGTAGTCCATGGTCTCCTGCTGGCCCCGCTGCTTCGCCTCCAGCTGGGCCAGGAAGCGGCCCTTCTGGTCCAGCGGGTCGTTCAGCTCGGAGAAGGCGTTCGCGATCTCCCGCCCCGCCACGTACAGCTCGAACCGGTCCGTCACGTCCGGGTTCGCGTCGTTGCGGCGGGCCAGCGGGGAGATGCTGGTGGGGAAATGGGTGATGAAGGTGGGATGGACGAGCTTGCCCTCGACGTGGTGCTCGAAGAGCGCGCCCACCAGTTCACCCTGGTTCATGGCGTCGATGGCGCGGCGCTCGGCCTCGGAGTGGGTCGTCTTGAGCAGCTCGTGGCGGAGCTTGTCCGGGTCCGCCATGTCCTTGTCGGACAGGGCGCTGCCCACCGCCTCGCGGATGGCCTCCGCCATGGGGATGCGCTTCCAGCCCTTGCCGAAGTCCAGCACGTGCTCGCCGTACTTCACCTTCGTGTCGCCGGTGACGGCCCTGGCCGCGGCGGAGAGCATCTCCTCGGTGAGGTCCATCAGGTCCTCGTACGTGGCGTACGCCTGATAGAACTCCAGCATCGTGAACTCGGGGTTGTGCCGGGTGCTGATGCCTTCGTTGCGGAAGTTGCGGTTGATCTCGTAGACGCGCTCCATGCCGCCCACCACCAGGCGCTTGAGATGCAGCTCCGGGGCGATGCGCATGAACAGGTCGATGTCGAGCGCGTTGTGGTGCGTGGTGAAGGGCCGCGCCGCCGCGCCCGAGACGAGCGAGTGCATCATCGGCGTCTCCACCTCGACGAAGTCCCGCGTGTCGAGGAAGTTCCGGATGAAGCTGACGAGCTTCGTGCGCTTGAGGAACGTGGCCTTCACGTCCGGGTTGGACACCATGTCCAGGTAGCGCTGGCGGTAGCGGATCTCCACGTCCGTCAGGCCGTGCCACTTCTCCGGCATGGGCCGAAGGGACTTGGTGAGCGGGGTGAACTTCGAGGCGGCCAGGGTCAGCTCGCCCGTCTTGGAGCGGAAGAGCGTGCCGGTGGCGGCCAGGAAGTCGCCCAGGTCGCACAGCTTGAAGACCTCGTAGGCGTCACCCAGGGCGTCCTTCTTCATGTGGACCTGGATCTCGCCCGAGCGATCTCGCAGCTTGATGAAGGCCGCCTTGC
This genomic interval carries:
- the lysS gene encoding lysine--tRNA ligase, whose product is MAETENKSEQSAGEADLGSKEQEIYDQRLEKAAKWRAAGFNPYGNGHRPQHQAADILQKHEKHTAEELDASPTTYDVAGRLVAMRSFGKAAFIKLRDRSGEIQVHMKKDALGDAYEVFKLCDLGDFLAATGTLFRSKTGELTLAASKFTPLTKSLRPMPEKWHGLTDVEIRYRQRYLDMVSNPDVKATFLKRTKLVSFIRNFLDTRDFVEVETPMMHSLVSGAAARPFTTHHNALDIDLFMRIAPELHLKRLVVGGMERVYEINRNFRNEGISTRHNPEFTMLEFYQAYATYEDLMDLTEEMLSAAARAVTGDTKVKYGEHVLDFGKGWKRIPMAEAIREAVGSALSDKDMADPDKLRHELLKTTHSEAERRAIDAMNQGELVGALFEHHVEGKLVHPTFITHFPTSISPLARRNDANPDVTDRFELYVAGREIANAFSELNDPLDQKGRFLAQLEAKQRGQQETMDYDEDYIRALEHGMPPTAGEGIGIDRLAMLFTDSQSIRDVILFPLLKPLAK